The genomic DNA ACCATCCACGAGGCTCTCGCGAGTCACTTTGAGCGGTGCAGCCTGAAATACATTGGTGGTGTATACCGCAGCAGCCGTCGCCTCTACCTCGCAGCGAATCGCGCCGATATCGTTGCGGTCCGTATTTTTAAGCCCGCAGTGCAACCCTCCGGCTGTAAAGCCGCGTGGGGTTACGATATTCCCCCCGTTTACTACTGTAAACCCTGATTTGCTCATCATTGTGTGCCCTCGTCCGCAACGCTTTCTATAAGTAACGGTTCTATTTACGAATCTATTCCCGCCCGCTTACGTTTCCCGCTTCCATGTTGCGTCTGCTTGCTGCTTACGGATATACCGGTATGAAGCCCAGTCCGAGGTTCTCCTCCCATCCCATCATTAAGTTTAAGTTCTGAATCGCCTGTCCAGCAGCACCCTTCACGACGTTATCAATGACCGAAATAATCGTAAGGCGCCCGGTCCGTGCATCTGTTGCAAAACCGATATCGCAGTAATTGGAGCCAAATACTTCCTTCGTTGCCGGCCATACACCTTCACCACGCACACGGACAAAAGGATGGTCTTTATAATAATCCCGGTATAGCCCGATGAGATCCTGATCTGTGTAATCACCCTTCAACGTGACATAGATCGTACTCATAATTCCTCGGGTCATCGGAACCAGTTGTGTCGTAAACGTAATCGTAACGTCCTCACCCGCAATATCGCCCAATACCTGTTCGATCTCAGGGATATGCTGGTGCTTGTTAATCTTGTAGGCTTTAAAATTCTCGTTCATCTCCGCATAATGCGAACCGAGACTTGTTCCCCGGCCGGAGCCGGATACCCCGGATTTGGCATCTACAATCAGT from Paenibacillus sp. FSL R10-2782 includes the following:
- the argC gene encoding N-acetyl-gamma-glutamyl-phosphate reductase, whose translation is MSSKLKVAIVGSTGYGGVELIRFLVHHPQVEIVSVISSSSAGVPISDGFPHLTDIVVQDLDGVDVQEMAAKADLVFTATPSGVSTKLVPQLLDAGLKVIDLSGDFRLRSGETYEAWYKKPAASSEYLKQAVYGLSEVYAETLAGVSFISNPGCYPTATLLGIVPALKADWIDHRTLIVDAKSGVSGSGRGTSLGSHYAEMNENFKAYKINKHQHIPEIEQVLGDIAGEDVTITFTTQLVPMTRGIMSTIYVTLKGDYTDQDLIGLYRDYYKDHPFVRVRGEGVWPATKEVFGSNYCDIGFATDARTGRLTIISVIDNVVKGAAGQAIQNLNLMMGWEENLGLGFIPVYP